The Malaclemys terrapin pileata isolate rMalTer1 chromosome 2, rMalTer1.hap1, whole genome shotgun sequence nucleotide sequence CAGAtccccaggggctcccagctgctgctgctacctcagggctctggtggagatttaaagggcccacaACTCCACTGCAgtagctgggagcccctggccctttaaatcgctgcccaagccccactgccggagccctggggtagtggcagcggggctccagtggtgatttaatggaccaggagctcccggccgccgCTACTGCAGTGGAGCCCCAGGGATCCCGGCCACTTCTGCTACCCcagggggctccagcagcagggctggtgcagcaatttaaagggcctgggaatCTAGCAGCTGctgagagccccaggccctttaaattgttaCCTGGTGAAGCTGGTCCAGTATTGCATGCTGACTCTTGCTGGTATgctgtaccagcttactttcacctctagaGTTGGGGCTAGTCCCAACTACCTTGTATCATCACTTGTGATTTGATGTAGTGCCCTATGAGATAATGCATTACATGGATGCATAGGGGCACCATCTGCTTTGGCCCACCACATAAGCTCCTCCAGTAGGCGCAGCTGCATAAGAAAACATGGCAAGGAATGGGAGTAGAAATTCCAGTCTTATCTAAAGGGAGAAAAGTCCTATTCCATCCTGACCAATGTGAGGGTGATTAGACATAGTATAAGGTGCCACTGCCAAGACTACTACATAACCCTCCCCTCACCACAGAGGGACTTGTCTTAGAGTAATTTTCTGGGCCTTAGGCACCTTGAATTCAGTGAAAACATCCTGCTATTGAAAGTTTCCAGCTAGTCCCTTTGAGAGAAACTCCTGTTTGACACCATGCAGCAGATAAGGAGCATTTACTTGTCAGCCTTTAGAGGGAAGAGCTGGGCTTGTGCCAGTTTTCTGCTTTATAGTGTATGAAGGAGGGCTGGATATGGTCAGTTTTTAGTTGAGTGTTAGCAatttctgtctttcctacacAAAGAGGATAGGGCAACTTAAGTAATCAAATTATAGActcagactctaaggtcagaagggaccattatgatcatctagtctgacctcccacatgatgcgggccacaaaagctgacccaccctcTTCTGGAAGAACTCTCTCctttgactcagctgttgaagtccccaaatcatgatttaaagacttcaaatagctgagaatcctccagcaagtgacccctgccccatgctgtggaggaaagcGAAAAAAtctccagagcctctgccaatctaccctggagaaaaattccttcccgaccccaaatatggcgatcagctgaaccccgaggatgcaggcaagattctccagccagaccctctggaaaagttctctgtagtaacttttaatatcccatcattgaccattgttactagttaccagcaatggcacgttattgacctattgattAAAATCACTtaatcccatcaaaccatcccctccataaacttatctagcttaatcttaaagccagagaggtctttcacccccactgtttcccttggaaggctgttccaaaacttcacctcTGAtttttagaaacctttgtctaatttcaagcctaaaattactacacctctaccctgatataatgcaacACAACATAACAGGTTTGCATAGAACGCAGTAACTCCGGGACTCGggcagcactttaaagggcccggtgctccaggctctttaaatcactgctggagccctgctgctgctgctacccagatATAAAAGGGTTTCACCAATAGCACattagggatttttggctcctgaggactgcgttatatcagggtagaggtgtactttaacaAACATTGAAAGCCAAGCCATTTatagaagggatttttttttttagagtaagGATTTTATTTACCATCTGTTAGTTCCAGTGACTAGTGAACACTTCAGAGAAAGGAAGTTGTTAGACCTTATTGTGGGAGCACAGTGGGCATGAGGATTGCCCCAAAGCCAACCAGAAGTGCAGAGCATGACCTCCCCAGTTCTTATGAGGCAGGGGCAGAAGGGAACCATGTCTAAAGAAAGTCATCATGAAGCAAGAAAGGGCACAAACCCAAAagtcctttgcaggtcacctttaaagatTAGCCCTCACCTTGGTTTTCCTGTCATCTGCTGTGGTTTCCTCAAACTCTTCTCCCAGCTTGAAGGAGATCTCTGTGTTTTTAAAGGTGCTCTCTGTCTTGATGGTTATTATGTCATCATTGGTGCTGATCACCACACTGGGCTTGGCCAGGCTGCCAAGCTTCCTAGTAGCAAAACCCACCCCTTAAAGAGAAAGATACAAGTTACTAACTTGGATTTTACATACACCTCCAAGAGAGAGAGCTCGGTAATTAGGTCTGTGGATGTACTAGAAGTCATGGCTCTCTCAATCATGTAGACGCTGCAGTTCTAATGGTCTTTTGTATTTCTATCAGATACTATCTAGACCTTTTCCCTCTGTATGttgtaagaaggtgccattttaatAGTCACCTTAGAAGTTGAAACAGTAAATTGAGTTGTACTAGCATGCTCTAGGAGACAACTAGATACAAGCAATAGATGTGGAGTTTAAATCTTAATCCAAGCTTTCCTAAATAATAGTGGTGTTTGTTTAGCTACATACCTAGTATCAACCATTCAAGTAATTACATTAGAGCCCTCATAACATTTCCTGCTTATGAGTGATAATTCATTTGTGGCTGCACAATCAATAGTTAAGAATACAATATCAGTAAACAGCTCCATGCAGATACAAGCTAGCTCTTCCTCTTAGAAGAGGGAAGATTATAGCAAATTGACTATTTATTAGGAAAAATTTGTAACATATAATGAAAATGTTCTGTCATCCCAAATTCAAACATATCAATACTATAAAGCCATTCCACTCTGTTACCAAAGTGAATCAttcataaatagaaaaaaaaaaaaaacctaaatgcACTTTCAGTATCTTctattttaagaaagaaaaaaaaaaaaaagaaaaaaaaacctgcttaaCTTATAATATAGTCCTTACCTAATTCTTTCATATAGCTCTCAAAGTTTTCACTAGAAATGAGTTTCCAGCTTCCTAAAAATGGCTCACACATGATGTAAAATATAACTGGAAAAATTATTAAGCAAAGAAGAAAGTAGTCTTCTTCTAAGATCAGAAACTGCTATGAAATATGGGTGCTCAGTCACTTCATTTTAAAGATGCCCTAAACATGTGATACTCAGGGACAACCAATCAGGAGAGGCAATGTAAGGACTCCAATCACTTTCACTGTTATTTCATTTAGCACAAAAGGGCAATTAATAAAGGTCACTAATCCCAAATGAATCTGCTATTCAAAACTGAGTGTTTTCAATGGAGAAACATAGTAAATATGAAGAATCAGCCTTCCCCAATTAGAGAGGGATCAGCTGTAAAGAGACCTGTCAGTTTGTGTAGCTTCAAAGAGTCCCTTCCTGATTTGCCTGTCAGGCCCTACACAAGGCTTGATTACTGCCTGTGGTGATGTTTCCTGGTTCCTAGCAAGTTCTGACCTTCCCCCTAAACTGAGCAAGTTCTGATTGCTCTCAAACCTGGCTCCACCAACATTTTATCTCCTCCCCTAAGTACAGTGCTCAAATTGGGGGCCGGGGAGTGGTGATGTACTTCAACTTTTTGTCAacttccccccctgctcccaccagctgcagtgcagagggCTGCTCTGCCATGACCACAAAAGTCCCTCAAAACCAGTGCTTCTATATtgtgatgccaacttttcccaacctagcactaaaaatttcccaaatctggtgaaaaattcccagataaagttttttacagtgcttctatatcctgggaaatgtcccaaaatctgggaatttgtgagtaaaatgttttgaatgaaaattctcaatttcccaagttgaaacattttactcacatATTCCCAGGgtttgggaaatttcccaggatatagaagcactgctcAATACCCACATCAATTAAGAATCCTCCCAATTTATCATTCCATCTGCGATACCGAACCCCCACTAATCATTATGTGCCGCAGAGCTCCTGACAGTCCTGATTCCCTGATATGGCTTCTAGGTCTGTTGGCTCAGCTATTGCTGGGCGGGAAGGGAGGCAGTTCAATTAGAATCCGAGGATTGttcatttctttaaaatacaatattaTATGCAAAGTATCATGAAGACTTTAGGAATATAATCCACTGTTTTTTAAATTCCACTTACTTTATGGGGGCTTAAATAGTTGACCCTGTCCCTTTAAGATAGATGCAACTCTTATTTTGGAAGGCTAATTTCTTTTCAAATGATCCCCTATAGTGTCAGGTGAAAGCTAAGATCATTATCCTGCAAATATGTACTTAAC carries:
- the LOC128832943 gene encoding fatty acid-binding protein, adipocyte-like isoform X2, producing the protein MCEPFLGSWKLISSENFESYMKELGVGFATRKLGSLAKPSVVISTNDDIITIKTESTFKNTEISFKLGEEFEETTADDRKTKSIITLDNGALIHVQKWDGKETTIKRKLVDSKLVVECTMNKVTSTRVYERA